The following proteins come from a genomic window of Lachnoclostridium phytofermentans ISDg:
- a CDS encoding sodium:solute symporter family transporter, with amino-acid sequence MIVKLVMLLIFFGVMILVGIYSRKHTRNVNDFVLGGRNVGPWLTAFAFGTSYFSSVVFIGYAGRFGWDFGISAIWIGLGNALIGSLFAWMILGRRTRVMTKHLNSQTMPEFFGSRYESKAIKITASVIAFVFLVPYTASIYNGLSRLFGMAFDIPYEICVIVMATLTGVYVILGGYMATAINDLIQGIIMLAGIVAIITAVLNQKGGFLDAINQLAIFKSETTATLGQPGAYTSFFGPDPINLVSVIILTSLGTWGLPQMVHKFYTIKDEKAIKTGTIISTLFAVVVSGGCYFLGGFSRLFDNGSIRNADGKVIFDSIIPYMISFLPDVLVGITVVLVLSASMSTLSALVLTSSSTLTLDFLKETCFKKMTTKTQLMLMRILIAVFIIVSVILALDPPKFIAELMGISWSALAGSFLAPFLYGLYWKGVTKAGVWSAFLIGVGVTVANLKLAFFPSSIVAGAFTMLLSLVIVPIVSLITPKLSKTSLLDMFTCYQETVIVSKKDSLEE; translated from the coding sequence ATGATTGTCAAACTTGTTATGCTCTTGATATTTTTCGGAGTTATGATTCTTGTTGGCATATATTCTAGAAAACATACCAGGAACGTAAACGATTTTGTACTTGGTGGTCGAAATGTAGGCCCTTGGCTTACCGCATTTGCTTTTGGTACCTCTTATTTTTCATCCGTAGTATTTATAGGATATGCAGGAAGGTTTGGTTGGGATTTTGGTATTTCTGCTATATGGATTGGTCTTGGAAATGCTTTGATTGGTAGCTTATTTGCATGGATGATATTAGGTCGTAGAACCAGAGTCATGACAAAGCATCTTAATTCACAGACAATGCCTGAATTTTTTGGATCGCGCTATGAAAGTAAAGCAATCAAAATTACTGCATCTGTTATCGCTTTTGTATTTTTAGTACCTTATACCGCATCAATCTATAACGGATTATCTCGTCTGTTTGGTATGGCATTTGATATTCCATATGAAATCTGTGTTATTGTAATGGCTACTTTGACAGGAGTGTATGTCATTTTAGGTGGTTATATGGCAACCGCAATCAATGATTTAATCCAAGGTATTATCATGCTTGCTGGTATTGTAGCTATTATAACCGCTGTCCTTAATCAAAAAGGTGGATTCCTTGACGCAATCAATCAACTTGCTATATTCAAGAGTGAAACTACCGCGACACTTGGACAGCCTGGTGCATATACCTCTTTCTTCGGTCCGGATCCTATAAACCTAGTTAGCGTAATAATTCTCACTTCATTAGGTACATGGGGTCTTCCACAGATGGTACATAAGTTTTATACGATTAAGGATGAAAAAGCAATTAAAACTGGAACAATTATTTCCACCTTATTTGCTGTCGTAGTCTCTGGTGGTTGTTATTTTCTTGGTGGATTCTCACGTTTGTTTGATAATGGAAGTATAAGAAATGCGGATGGTAAAGTAATTTTTGATAGTATCATTCCTTATATGATATCCTTTTTACCAGATGTTTTGGTTGGCATCACAGTTGTATTAGTATTATCTGCATCGATGTCAACACTTTCTGCTCTAGTTTTAACCTCAAGTTCAACTTTAACTTTAGACTTTCTAAAAGAAACCTGTTTTAAAAAGATGACAACAAAAACTCAGCTAATGCTTATGAGAATCTTAATTGCTGTTTTCATTATCGTTTCCGTTATACTAGCACTTGATCCACCGAAATTCATAGCTGAGCTAATGGGTATCTCTTGGAGTGCTCTCGCTGGTTCCTTCCTTGCACCATTCCTTTATGGCCTTTACTGGAAGGGGGTTACAAAAGCTGGTGTTTGGTCAGCCTTTTTGATTGGCGTCGGTGTGACTGTTGCTAATTTAAAACTTGCATTCTTCCCTTCTTCCATCGTAGCTGGCGCTTTTACCATGTTATTAAGTTTGGTTATCGTACCAATCGTAAGTTTGATAACACCAAAGTTATCAAAAACATCACTGCTTGATATGTTCACCTGCTACCAAGAAACTGTAATTGTTTCTAAAAAAGACTCCTTAGAAGAATAA
- a CDS encoding phenylacetate--CoA ligase family protein, protein MIWAKEEIMSRSELEAIQLKRLQETVARVYEKIPFYHEKMDAIDMLPEDVTTLEDLKKLPFTLKQDFRDNYPFGMFAVPKNEVVRIHASSGTTGKPTVVGYTKNDMEVWTNNVSRIACMGGATKDDTAQICFGYGMFTGALGLHFGLENIGASVCPTSSGNTKKQIMFMQDFGTTILVATPSYALHIAEVALSMGINPKKDLNVKIGLFGGEGMTEPMRQEMYKLWGKDFCCTQNYGMSELCGPGVAGECEYLCGMHINEDHFIPEIIDPDTGEVLPPGSKGELVVTCLTKEAVPLIRYRTRDLTMLMYEPCKCGRTNVRMANLYGRTDDMLVIRGINVFPSQIEEVMLKIPEIGPHYQITVDRVNHLDTMEIQVEIIEDTLLDSYSLLDGLEKKIRNQLKTILGLDATIKLVAPGSLQRFEGKARRVTDSRKDVMF, encoded by the coding sequence ATGATTTGGGCGAAAGAAGAAATAATGTCCCGAAGTGAGTTAGAAGCAATCCAATTAAAAAGACTTCAGGAAACCGTCGCACGTGTGTATGAAAAGATACCATTTTACCATGAAAAAATGGATGCAATTGACATGTTGCCAGAAGATGTAACAACGCTAGAAGATTTAAAGAAGCTTCCATTTACCTTGAAACAGGATTTTCGCGATAACTATCCATTTGGAATGTTTGCAGTTCCTAAAAATGAAGTTGTTCGCATTCACGCCTCATCTGGTACAACCGGGAAGCCAACTGTGGTTGGTTATACCAAAAACGATATGGAAGTTTGGACGAATAATGTATCTAGAATTGCTTGTATGGGTGGGGCTACGAAAGATGATACAGCTCAGATTTGCTTTGGTTACGGTATGTTTACAGGTGCACTAGGTTTGCATTTTGGTTTAGAAAATATTGGAGCAAGTGTATGTCCGACCTCATCTGGGAATACCAAAAAGCAAATTATGTTTATGCAAGACTTTGGTACGACAATATTAGTAGCTACACCTTCTTACGCATTACATATTGCAGAAGTTGCACTTTCGATGGGAATTAATCCCAAGAAAGATTTAAACGTAAAGATAGGATTATTTGGTGGAGAAGGTATGACGGAGCCAATGCGTCAAGAGATGTATAAGCTTTGGGGAAAGGATTTTTGCTGTACTCAAAATTATGGTATGAGTGAGCTGTGTGGGCCTGGTGTAGCGGGAGAATGTGAATATCTTTGCGGTATGCATATTAATGAAGATCATTTTATCCCTGAAATCATAGACCCGGATACGGGAGAAGTATTACCTCCAGGGTCGAAGGGGGAATTAGTAGTTACCTGCCTTACGAAAGAAGCGGTTCCGTTAATTCGGTATCGTACTCGTGATTTAACGATGTTAATGTATGAACCATGCAAGTGTGGCAGGACTAATGTGCGTATGGCAAATCTATATGGTCGCACGGATGATATGTTAGTAATTCGAGGAATCAATGTATTTCCATCTCAAATAGAAGAAGTCATGTTAAAGATACCTGAGATTGGCCCGCATTATCAGATAACGGTTGACCGTGTAAACCATTTGGACACCATGGAGATTCAAGTTGAAATTATCGAAGATACCTTATTAGATTCTTATTCTTTATTAGATGGTTTGGAAAAGAAGATAAGAAATCAGCTAAAGACCATACTAGGGCTAGATGCTACAATCAAACTTGTTGCACCAGGAAGTCTGCAACGATTTGAAGGTAAGGCAAGACGTGTAACTGATTCAAGAAAGGACGTTATGTTTTAG
- the aroC gene encoding chorismate synthase: protein MSGSSFGSIFKIATWGESHGKGIGVVVDGCPAGLTLNEEMIQTFLNRRKPGQTKYSTPRKEDDLVTILSGVFEGKTTGTPISMMIANETARSADYSEIASFYRPGHADYTFDAKYGFRDYRGGGRSSGRETIGRVAAGAIAAALLKELGIEVFTYTKSIGPIQIDYHKCQKENLTLSPLCMPDLEASQKAEDYLEQCIHNLDSSGGMIECIISGVPAGIGEPVFDKLDAQLAKAIFSIGAVKGFEIGSGFEVAKQLGSENNDGFAFDANGKLIKLTNHSGGILGGISDGSEIIFRAAIKPTPSIKKEQQTVNKSGENINVSIKGRHDPIIVPRAVVVVEAMAALTLADLLLSGMSSKMDYVKKIYQK, encoded by the coding sequence ATGTCCGGTTCAAGTTTCGGATCAATTTTTAAAATAGCAACTTGGGGAGAATCCCATGGAAAAGGTATCGGCGTTGTTGTTGACGGGTGTCCTGCAGGTCTTACTCTAAATGAAGAAATGATTCAGACATTTCTAAACCGTCGAAAACCTGGGCAAACGAAATATTCGACTCCAAGAAAAGAAGATGATCTTGTAACAATCCTATCTGGTGTTTTTGAAGGAAAAACTACAGGTACCCCAATTTCCATGATGATTGCAAATGAGACTGCACGTTCTGCAGATTATAGTGAAATAGCAAGCTTTTATAGACCTGGTCATGCAGACTATACTTTTGATGCAAAATACGGTTTTCGTGACTATCGCGGGGGTGGACGTTCCTCAGGACGTGAAACAATTGGACGTGTAGCAGCAGGTGCAATCGCTGCTGCCCTCTTAAAAGAACTAGGAATTGAAGTTTTTACTTATACCAAATCCATTGGTCCTATTCAAATTGATTATCATAAGTGCCAAAAAGAAAACTTAACTTTAAGTCCTCTTTGCATGCCAGATTTAGAAGCATCTCAGAAAGCGGAAGATTATCTAGAGCAGTGCATTCACAATTTAGACTCTAGTGGTGGTATGATTGAATGCATTATATCTGGAGTTCCAGCAGGAATTGGGGAACCAGTATTTGATAAATTAGATGCGCAGCTTGCAAAGGCGATATTCTCTATTGGCGCTGTAAAGGGCTTTGAGATTGGATCTGGTTTTGAAGTAGCAAAACAGTTAGGTTCCGAAAATAATGATGGGTTTGCATTCGATGCAAATGGAAAACTCATTAAGTTAACCAATCATTCTGGCGGTATCCTTGGAGGAATTAGTGATGGCTCCGAAATTATCTTCCGGGCTGCAATTAAACCAACTCCTTCTATAAAAAAAGAACAGCAAACCGTTAATAAATCAGGTGAGAACATAAATGTATCTATAAAAGGCCGTCATGATCCAATTATAGTCCCAAGGGCAGTTGTTGTTGTGGAAGCGATGGCAGCCTTAACTCTAGCAGATTTGTTACTGAGTGGTATGTCCTCAAAAATGGATTACGTAAAGAAAATCTATCAAAAATAA
- a CDS encoding methyl-accepting chemotaxis protein, with protein sequence MQLTLQAVVNGAQITLEHVNDDELTVIDGELYKGSVPVAKLQNIVDNYKQKNGVDVTFFLGDVRILTSIPNAVGTKADEKVSNTVLRGEDYSSNNVSVNGLSYSGHYVPLKQGDNVIGMIFAGKSNDTIVKELARATSVTIVTGLVMIVITIVICSLFARRMVNSLKKANRVVSMITEGQLNISEKDGTTKRTDEIGEICNNAYHLSLVLKNILMTVKETSVQLNDMSVYLKQSAEVTNTNVQDISKAVEDIASGANDQAENTQNATNLVTEMANGILQIREGVQELIALANTMNASKDVVVNNMGKLSTAADKVNKEVDRASEQVTVTNQSVEEIQNAIHVIRDIAEQTNLLSLNASIEAARAGEAGRGFAVVADQVGSLAKQSADSSNEIDRVLLTLLDNYNQIVKAMSSITGAMKIQSGSIKETEEEFEVLKEGIESTIHSISTIGKETEILDKEREEIMDTIQNLSAISEENAASTEETMASIEELNATISEIANGAKKLNDHSNQLKKEINIFQI encoded by the coding sequence ATGCAGTTAACCTTGCAAGCAGTAGTAAATGGTGCACAAATTACACTAGAACATGTGAATGATGATGAATTAACAGTGATTGATGGCGAGCTGTATAAAGGATCAGTTCCAGTAGCTAAGCTTCAAAATATCGTGGACAACTATAAGCAGAAAAATGGTGTTGACGTTACCTTCTTTTTAGGTGATGTGAGGATACTTACAAGCATTCCGAATGCTGTTGGCACGAAGGCAGATGAAAAGGTATCGAATACCGTTTTAAGGGGGGAAGATTATTCCTCCAATAATGTCTCTGTAAATGGCCTGTCTTATTCTGGTCACTATGTTCCTCTGAAACAAGGGGATAATGTAATTGGTATGATATTTGCAGGGAAATCAAATGATACGATTGTGAAAGAGCTCGCACGCGCTACAAGTGTCACAATTGTTACAGGTCTTGTCATGATTGTGATTACGATTGTAATCTGCTCGTTATTTGCAAGAAGAATGGTAAATTCATTAAAAAAGGCGAACCGGGTTGTCAGTATGATTACGGAAGGGCAGCTAAATATATCAGAGAAAGACGGAACAACAAAAAGAACTGATGAAATCGGGGAAATATGCAATAATGCATATCACCTGTCTCTTGTTTTAAAAAATATCCTCATGACAGTAAAGGAAACCTCTGTGCAGTTAAATGATATGTCGGTATATCTAAAACAATCTGCAGAGGTAACAAATACGAATGTACAAGACATCAGTAAAGCAGTAGAAGACATTGCAAGCGGTGCAAATGATCAGGCAGAAAATACTCAGAATGCAACAAATCTGGTCACAGAAATGGCGAATGGTATCTTACAGATTAGAGAAGGCGTTCAAGAACTGATTGCACTGGCTAACACGATGAATGCTTCAAAAGATGTCGTAGTGAATAATATGGGAAAATTAAGTACCGCAGCTGATAAGGTGAATAAGGAAGTGGACCGTGCCAGTGAGCAGGTAACTGTCACAAATCAATCAGTGGAAGAAATTCAGAATGCAATTCATGTGATAAGAGATATTGCAGAACAAACCAATCTATTATCCTTAAATGCTTCTATTGAAGCAGCACGTGCAGGAGAAGCGGGAAGAGGCTTTGCGGTTGTAGCGGATCAAGTTGGCAGCCTTGCGAAACAGTCAGCGGATTCGTCAAACGAAATTGATCGCGTCTTACTTACATTATTAGATAATTATAATCAGATTGTAAAAGCAATGAGTTCCATTACAGGTGCAATGAAGATACAAAGTGGAAGTATTAAGGAAACGGAAGAAGAGTTTGAAGTGCTAAAGGAAGGGATTGAATCTACAATCCATAGCATTTCAACGATTGGAAAAGAAACAGAGATTCTTGATAAAGAACGGGAAGAAATCATGGATACGATACAGAATCTTTCCGCAATCTCAGAAGAAAATGCAGCATCAACAGAAGAAACTATGGCTTCTATTGAAGAACTCAATGCAACTATTTCTGAAATTGCCAATGGAGCAAAAAAATTAAACGATCATTCTAATCAGTTAAAAAAAGAAATCAATATATTTCAAATATAA
- a CDS encoding GntR family transcriptional regulator, producing MDSKELQHEITDKYSLRGRVFNRIREDILSGKYAQHEELKENTIGNELGVSRTPVREALRQLELEGLVNIIPNKGAYVTGITEKDIQDIYVIRSYLEGLCARWACENITEEQLQELEEVVYLAEFHIKKQHHEQVLELDNKFHELIYEASNSKILKHVLSDFHHYVQRIRKISLSENERAEKSIEEHTAIFEAIRQRDGMQAETLAHEHIIRTIDNISKQGL from the coding sequence GTGGATAGCAAGGAACTACAACATGAGATTACGGACAAATATTCACTAAGAGGTAGAGTATTTAACCGTATCAGAGAGGATATTTTATCGGGGAAATATGCTCAACATGAGGAATTAAAAGAAAATACAATAGGAAATGAATTGGGAGTTAGTAGAACTCCGGTTAGAGAAGCTTTAAGACAGCTAGAGTTAGAAGGTTTGGTCAATATCATTCCAAACAAAGGGGCTTATGTTACTGGAATCACAGAAAAAGACATTCAGGATATTTACGTAATCAGGTCTTATTTGGAGGGGTTATGTGCCAGATGGGCATGCGAGAATATTACGGAAGAACAACTTCAAGAGTTAGAAGAAGTGGTTTATCTGGCAGAATTTCATATAAAGAAGCAGCATCATGAGCAGGTTTTGGAATTAGATAATAAATTTCATGAGTTAATTTATGAGGCTTCAAACAGTAAAATACTAAAACATGTACTCTCTGATTTTCATCATTATGTTCAACGCATTCGTAAAATTAGCTTGTCAGAAAATGAGCGTGCAGAAAAGTCAATTGAAGAGCATACTGCTATCTTCGAAGCAATTCGTCAAAGAGATGGTATGCAAGCGGAAACACTTGCACATGAACATATCATTCGTACTATTGATAATATTAGTAAGCAAGGACTCTAG
- a CDS encoding isocitrate/isopropylmalate family dehydrogenase yields the protein MTMESIAAAKEAFGKLLEEQLKRVEVMKAQGDFLNYQALDKIIIGVCGGDGIGPAITSQAQRILEYLLKDDILQGKVEFKVIDGLTIERRAAEHAAIPAEVLKELKECHVILKGPTTTPRKGDPWPNVESANVAMRKELDLFANVRPVRIPEQGIDWTFYRENTEGAYAVGSKGIHVTEDLGVDFTVVTSGGSERIIRAAFEYAKANGKTRVTAVTKANIIKTTDGKFLDIFREIAKDYKDITADDWYIDIMTAKLIDEKRRKDFQVMVLPNLYGDIITDEAAEFQGGVGTAGSANIGKRYSMFEAIHGSAPRMVQEGRDQYADPCSVIRAGAMLLAHIGYGKEADKLYQALDICTVTEKKLVITGRNTGATGAEFADYIMETIEAM from the coding sequence ATGACTATGGAATCGATAGCAGCTGCAAAAGAAGCATTCGGAAAGCTCCTTGAGGAGCAATTAAAGCGTGTTGAGGTAATGAAGGCACAAGGAGATTTTCTTAATTATCAAGCACTCGATAAAATAATTATCGGTGTATGTGGTGGAGATGGAATTGGCCCAGCGATTACCAGCCAGGCACAAAGAATTCTGGAATACCTACTAAAAGACGATATCTTACAGGGTAAGGTTGAGTTCAAAGTAATTGATGGATTAACGATTGAGCGAAGAGCAGCTGAGCATGCTGCAATACCAGCAGAGGTACTTAAAGAATTAAAGGAATGTCATGTAATTTTAAAAGGGCCAACAACAACACCAAGAAAAGGCGATCCATGGCCAAATGTTGAAAGTGCTAATGTAGCGATGCGTAAGGAATTAGATTTATTCGCTAACGTTAGACCGGTTAGAATTCCAGAACAAGGAATTGATTGGACTTTCTATCGTGAGAATACAGAGGGTGCTTATGCGGTTGGTAGTAAGGGCATCCATGTTACCGAGGACTTAGGAGTGGACTTTACCGTAGTAACAAGTGGGGGATCAGAACGTATTATAAGAGCTGCTTTTGAATATGCAAAAGCAAATGGTAAAACTAGAGTAACAGCGGTAACAAAGGCAAATATCATTAAAACTACAGATGGAAAGTTCTTAGATATCTTCCGTGAAATCGCAAAGGATTATAAAGATATCACAGCGGATGACTGGTATATTGATATTATGACTGCGAAACTTATAGATGAGAAGAGAAGAAAAGATTTTCAAGTTATGGTTCTTCCAAACCTTTATGGTGATATTATTACAGATGAAGCAGCAGAGTTCCAGGGAGGAGTTGGTACTGCTGGAAGTGCTAATATCGGAAAACGTTATTCGATGTTTGAAGCAATTCATGGTTCTGCACCTAGAATGGTACAGGAGGGCAGAGACCAGTACGCCGATCCTTGTAGCGTAATTCGTGCTGGTGCGATGTTACTTGCACATATCGGATATGGTAAAGAAGCAGATAAACTTTATCAAGCACTTGATATCTGTACAGTTACCGAGAAAAAATTAGTGATAACTGGACGTAACACCGGAGCAACTGGAGCAGAATTCGCTGATTATATTATGGAGACAATTGAAGCAATGTAA
- a CDS encoding beta/alpha barrel domain-containing protein, producing the protein MENRKVYMNYHNNLLSLEEHIYELVDVVQPNVFRNLFPYDEIPKIAFNDRIVPHNMPESIWITDTTFRDGQQSRAPYTTEQIVTIFDYLHRLGGPNGIIRASEFFLYSKKDRDAVYKCMERGYEFPEVTSWIRASKQDFELVKDLGIKETGILVSCSDYHIFYKMKMTRSQAMEHYLSIVRECLETGVAPRCHLEDITRSDIHGFVIPFCFELMKLGIEYGIPVKIRACDTMGYGVNFAGAVIPRSVQGIIYCLLTHAGVPSEQLEWHGHNDFYKAVTNSTTAWLYGASGVNCSLFGIGERTGNTPLEAMVFEYAQLRGSLDGMDTTVITELAEYFKKEIGYKIPHRTPFVGKNFNVTRAGIHADGLLKNEEIYNIFDTEKFLNRPVLVSVSNTSGLAGIAHWMNTYYKLKGESMLDKTNPLVNKIKLLVDKEYEEGRITVMTDAELIEMINTYKSEYNVDLPNINVTLD; encoded by the coding sequence ATGGAGAATCGTAAAGTATACATGAATTATCATAATAATTTATTGTCTCTTGAGGAGCATATTTATGAATTAGTAGATGTAGTGCAACCTAATGTTTTCCGCAATTTATTTCCTTATGATGAGATACCAAAGATCGCATTTAATGATCGTATCGTACCTCATAATATGCCGGAGAGCATCTGGATTACTGATACAACTTTCCGTGATGGTCAGCAATCAAGGGCTCCATATACTACGGAACAAATTGTTACGATATTTGATTATCTACATAGACTAGGTGGACCAAATGGTATCATCCGAGCGAGTGAATTCTTCCTATATAGTAAGAAAGATAGAGATGCTGTTTACAAATGTATGGAACGTGGCTATGAATTTCCTGAGGTTACTTCTTGGATTCGTGCGAGCAAGCAAGATTTTGAATTAGTAAAAGATCTTGGAATCAAGGAAACTGGAATCTTAGTTAGCTGTTCTGATTATCACATCTTCTATAAGATGAAGATGACTAGAAGTCAGGCAATGGAGCATTACTTAAGTATAGTTAGAGAGTGTTTGGAAACAGGAGTTGCTCCAAGATGCCATTTGGAGGATATCACTCGATCGGATATCCATGGGTTTGTCATTCCTTTCTGTTTTGAATTGATGAAACTCGGTATCGAATATGGTATTCCAGTAAAAATTCGTGCATGTGATACCATGGGTTATGGAGTAAACTTCGCAGGTGCAGTAATACCAAGAAGTGTACAGGGAATCATCTATTGCTTACTTACTCATGCAGGCGTTCCATCGGAACAATTAGAGTGGCATGGACACAATGATTTTTATAAAGCTGTTACGAATTCAACGACTGCATGGTTGTATGGAGCGAGTGGAGTAAACTGCTCACTCTTTGGTATTGGTGAGAGAACAGGTAATACTCCATTAGAAGCTATGGTATTTGAGTATGCACAGCTAAGGGGGAGCTTAGATGGTATGGATACCACCGTGATAACCGAGCTTGCAGAGTACTTTAAGAAAGAGATTGGTTATAAGATTCCTCATAGAACTCCGTTTGTAGGGAAGAATTTTAATGTGACCCGTGCGGGTATTCATGCAGACGGCCTCTTGAAAAATGAAGAGATATATAATATATTTGATACAGAAAAGTTTTTAAACCGTCCGGTCTTGGTTTCTGTTTCCAACACTTCTGGTTTAGCAGGAATTGCACATTGGATGAATACCTACTATAAATTAAAAGGGGAATCCATGCTAGACAAGACGAATCCTTTGGTGAACAAGATTAAGTTGTTAGTAGATAAGGAGTATGAAGAGGGACGTATCACTGTTATGACTGACGCAGAGTTAATCGAGATGATTAATACGTACAAGTCAGAGTATAATGTAGATTTACCAAACATAAATGTAACATTGGATTAA
- a CDS encoding RNA polymerase sigma factor, translating into MSEFDKIYSDYFHVVFKYIYSLCRDANVAEEITQETFFKAMKSIDSFRGDCKLRVWLCQIAKNTFLTYYDKAKKQQDVSVLIQPIEADFEKDYINKETAYEMHKLLHGMEEPYKEVFTLRVFGELSFLQIGDLFDKSESWARVTYYRAKLKLKEKML; encoded by the coding sequence GTGTCTGAATTTGACAAAATATATTCCGATTACTTCCATGTTGTCTTTAAATATATATATTCCTTATGCAGGGATGCTAATGTTGCAGAGGAGATAACGCAAGAAACTTTTTTTAAGGCAATGAAAAGTATAGACTCCTTTCGTGGGGACTGTAAACTAAGAGTCTGGCTATGCCAGATAGCGAAAAATACTTTTTTAACTTATTATGATAAGGCGAAAAAGCAGCAAGATGTTTCTGTTTTGATACAACCGATAGAAGCAGATTTTGAAAAAGATTATATCAACAAGGAAACAGCCTACGAAATGCATAAGTTATTACATGGCATGGAAGAACCATACAAGGAAGTATTTACACTAAGAGTTTTTGGAGAATTATCATTCCTTCAGATAGGAGACCTATTTGATAAATCAGAAAGCTGGGCACGTGTCACATATTATCGTGCAAAATTAAAATTAAAGGAGAAAATGTTATGA
- a CDS encoding DUF3955 domain-containing protein: MNKSCDIVRDLIPLYIDNVCSQESRKFVEEHVEHCESCKEELSKNRIEFESMTFKTDKEEVEAMKNIAHKWKKDRKISFMKGIFFTSLLATVACPILFNIIGSKVLEDGTLVEPFALIPLAYLFLLITIISGIIIALKSRIKRMK; encoded by the coding sequence ATGAATAAATCATGTGATATCGTAAGGGACTTAATCCCCTTATATATAGATAATGTATGTAGTCAAGAAAGCCGTAAATTTGTAGAAGAACATGTGGAACATTGTGAATCGTGTAAAGAGGAATTAAGTAAAAATCGAATTGAATTTGAAAGTATGACGTTTAAAACCGATAAGGAAGAAGTGGAAGCAATGAAAAATATCGCGCATAAATGGAAGAAGGATAGAAAGATATCTTTTATGAAAGGAATATTCTTTACATCATTATTGGCAACGGTGGCATGTCCTATATTATTTAATATCATTGGCTCTAAAGTATTAGAGGATGGGACGCTTGTTGAACCATTTGCACTTATTCCACTGGCTTACTTGTTTTTATTAATTACGATTATTTCAGGGATTATTATCGCTTTAAAAAGCAGAATAAAAAGAATGAAATAG
- a CDS encoding methylglyoxal synthase, whose amino-acid sequence MLEDDYIYFTMDKTKHIALVAHDGKKKEIVEWAEKHKEVLKQHFLCGTGTTAKLIAEKTGLPVRAFNSGPLGGDQQIGARIVEGNIDFIIFLWDPLESQPHDPDVKALLRIAVVYDIPIANNLATADFLLASRFMEETYDRRVANFNKVMKQRIDEFSK is encoded by the coding sequence ATGTTAGAGGATGATTATATCTATTTTACCATGGATAAAACGAAGCATATCGCATTAGTTGCACATGATGGTAAGAAAAAAGAAATTGTAGAATGGGCAGAAAAGCATAAGGAAGTATTAAAGCAACATTTTCTTTGCGGAACTGGTACCACAGCTAAATTAATAGCCGAGAAGACTGGACTTCCGGTACGTGCTTTTAATAGCGGCCCTCTTGGTGGTGATCAGCAGATTGGTGCACGTATTGTAGAAGGTAATATTGATTTTATTATATTTTTATGGGATCCACTAGAGTCTCAACCACATGATCCTGATGTGAAAGCGTTACTTCGTATTGCAGTTGTTTATGATATTCCAATTGCAAATAACCTTGCGACAGCAGACTTCCTCTTAGCAAGCAGATTTATGGAAGAGACGTATGATCGAAGGGTTGCAAACTTTAATAAAGTAATGAAACAGCGTATTGATGAGTTTTCTAAATAA